ATGGCTACATGTTGAAGATTAGAGATAATAGAAACTAGCTAGAAGAAACTTTATATGATCAACTTTTTCTATTATTTTGCTTAAAATGTTTACTATTATGCTATGTTGATTTAGTTTCTTTGATTATTTCTTTACTAGTACTTAGGTATTGATGGTTGTTTGTTTAGTtgatcattttgattaaaacattGAAGCTTTACGTTTTATGGTCGCCATCCCTTGATTTGATTCGAATCGTTTGAATAAAACGGTTTCCTTGTTGAGCTATATATTTATGCTTCTGTGTGCATATATATTTAAGATAAAATCTTTAATAGATAGAAATACGCTAAATTAACATTAAAACTTAGTTTATTTAGAAATCAAATTATTGGATACATATAATGTATACCTGTTTTTGTATTAGTGTTTTGGATTATTGTTTTCATCATTGCACACTTTTTTTAAGAAACTAAattaaaaatatatcaaaaaagTATATTTTGTGTAACTGAAATgagtaggcctgtaaacgaaccaaacgttcataaactgttcgtgaacttgttcagcggaaagttcgtttatgttcgtttatttgaACGAACACGAAAAAATTTTTTGttcatttagttaaatgaacgaacatgaacacacctcgtgttcgttcattaatgttcgtgaacgttcgtttatgttcgtgaacgtttgtttaaattttagtaaatacttaaatagtTATATTTAAATGAATATTAGCTTTTCTAACTACTCATAATCTTTTTCTTAGATCGTAACCGATCATTTacttaataattatataaaaacctACTTAATTTTAGCAACTATGAACCCAAATTTAGATGTGTTTTCCGATAAActgtaatatattagacttgttgtttgtgttcactaatgttaaattgtgtttgtttatatttgttcaaacaggttcatttgtgttcgtttatgtttgttcaatcatattaatttatgtttgtttatgtttgtttgtgttcgtgaactgtttgtttaggctttaaacaaacgaacaaaaaCGAACATGATCATCCCCAATTtcttaatgaacaaacatgaacaaaaaaatgtgttcaattacatgttcgtgttcggttaaagttaaataaacgaacacgaacataccCATTCGGTTCGTTTACTGGCCCAAAAATGAGTACACAGAAACAAATTTATTACCGTTAAAGACGTTAAAGACACTTGGAATGGCAGAATAGCCCTTAAAATTTTCCTGCATTTCTTTGATAATTTTATTATTTCACAAAATATTAAAAGGCAGTTTAGTAAACAACCACCTTCTtcataattatattttttttttcaaacttagCTCCACACCATTACAACCCCCTTCTTCACAATTATAATTTTTTTCAAACTTAGCTCCACACCATTACAATTTACAACCCCTCCGTCACACACACAAACAAGCGCATATTCGTTATTCTTCAAATCAACAAAATCTTCAAAATAGGAACAAACATAATCACATTGCAATACTTCCATATGGGTAGCTCCAGCATTTAATTTATCTAGGCTTTATAAGTTACAAACCTGTTGTTGGAGTTGTGCAAACTTGTAAGATTGTCTTGTTGTACCCCCATTATCAGTTGCAAAAACCTTTTTTATGAATGAATACAGTAGTGAAATCTAAGAGTTTAGAAGATCATTTGAGTGAATGGGTTGCAAAGAATAAGGAGATGGGGATTGTAGAATCCAAATTGCTTCTCCCGTTTCTTGTGGGTGCACCAAAACTAAAACTTGTAGGGTtttgattatttttgtttttataatataGTGGTAAATTTGTCTAAGCACAAACATGGGTTTTATCTGGTCGGATGCATGAGCTTGTTTTTGGATTCACCTTTTAAATCTTGATGATAAGATATTGTGTTTGATTGAATTGTACTCTTTTACTAAGGTTGTTATTATCAACAATATATTTACAAGAAAAATGTGATATTATGGCTGGCAGGGAGGGGACAGTGGGCGACCGCCCACGACTCATCTCTCGAAGGCAGTCAccataaattttaaaaataaatcatcatatatatttttaattttttgtactttttaatctttttctaaatatatttttagagtaaaaatttATTTTAGTCTCTGCGGTTTGGGAACttttgccagtttagttcaaATGTTTCATTTATTGCCTATAGGTCCAAAAAGTTTTTAACGTTTCATATTCATCCAACTGACTTAACCTCATTCATGCGTAGATTGAATTATGCTCATTTCATGTTTACTTTCTACCATTCTTTCCTCGGTCTAGCTACTCCAAATAATAGTCTACTAACTCTTGAATCAGTTTTGTATCACTTCTAGTTCTCATCCGAAAGAATGATAAAGTTTACTTGTAACTTGTAGGTCCGGATTTCGGGATCgattccgtgattttcatgattatgttcaaagatggaagagatagagatgataaacaaacaactttgcattaatccggtagtaaaacattacaagtcggcccgattacatgataaccgaactaataccaaagaagtatacatccggggagaaaccaagtggtgatttctctcGGTGAGGTCAcaaacctcctatcactctcttgcacacacttgtgctctcactcttgtgttgcaaatgacaaggtgttggtatttataccaaacacaggttgcacggtcgaaggattaaactgactggtcgatagatcatctgtcgaccatccagctttcgaaagatacacacatacctcgaaggatgccatatccttcgaggtccatcttcaaccttcgatggatatctttcgagctcatcgaaggatacacaatccttcgatgccttatccttcgacaccaacattaaacaaccataatttgtcttgcaaccacacacggtcaaacgaataaccctctcgtttgaccacttcaaacgagcgggtctatacacgttcgatagaccgtttcactaactattacaaattcagcgtaaaataataactaatctattcgacaagcatcggacacaaaatctgcatcaacaaaatATGAAGATATCAAGAACTTCAAGAACACAGCTACTGTGTAAAATTTGCAGATTTGATGAAAACACTTGTACACGAAttttgatgaagaaaacttgaacttttaggagaaaaacataaaacccaacactcgttttatcacagatctgaatattcgggtccagatctgagtttttctcattttcaccatttttacatcttgaacaaaaacccacaaaaatcacagatctagagcacatgtgacttagtaaacggttagttttactaaatcgggcaccatggctctgataccaaatgtagGTCCGGATTTCGGGATCgattccgtgattttcatgattatgttcaaagatggaagagatagagatgataaacaaacaactttgcattaatccggtagtaaaacattacaagtcggcccgattacatgataaccgaactaataccaaagaagtatacatccggggagaaaccaagtggtgatttctcccggtgaggtcacaaacctcctatcactctcttgcacacacttgtgctctcactcttgtgttgcaaatgacaaggtgttggtatttataccaaacacaggttgcacggtcgaaggattaaactgactggtcgatagatcatctgtcgaccatccagctttcgaaagatacacacatacctcgaaggatgccatatccttcgaggtccatcttcaaccttcgatggatatctttcgagctcatcgaaggatacacaatccttcgatgccttatccttcgacaccaacattaaacaaccataatttgtcttgcaaccacacacggtcaaacgaataaccctctcgtttgaccacttcaaacgagcgggtctatacacgttcgatagaccgtttcactaactattacaaatttagcgtaaaataataactaatctattcgacaagcatcggacacaaaatctgcatcaacataACTAGAGGGCCTCAACTGAATCTTTCGACTTCTAATAATAGGAATTGTTTCGTCTTCTACCACTACCAAACGTGGAAGAGGAATTCAAGATTGATCTAACTTGGAAAGGCACCATGGCAGATAACTTGAAGCCACCTTCTTACGTGCATATTATGCGTAGTATCCTTTTTTCATCTTAAGAACTAATTAATTTTCTTATTAACACCACTATATATCATGTAGATATACATTTTCTAAAAGACTGCTTATACAAATGAAAACTAATAATATATTCCACATCATTCTGGCTCACCATGCCATGGTCTCCTCAACTTAAACAAGATATATACCGGATAAAGAAGAGTGTCAATATGGATATCAGCATTGGAGATTGCACTTGTAGTGATCCAAACGTATGCGACGAAGTTTGTACATGCAGGTAATTCGCCGGCTATCTTGGTATTGGTTATCGATCACCTAGCCCAAGATATAATATTTCTAAATTTTTTTGTAGATCTACGTATCTTAGCTGCACAAATACCTGCAACTGTTCGGAAAATTGCACAAACATGCAATATTTCCAAGAACAGAAAAAAGTTAAAGTTATTATGGTAAGTTTTAACCTAAGAATAACTTCAATCTTTTATTTTGTGATAAGTTTGTCAAAAAAAATATTTGTGAGTATCTTGTTCTATAATTACTTATATGGTTGACATATTTGTAGACTCAACATTGTGGTTGGGGTGTAGAAGCCGTTGAATTCATCAAGAAAGATGATTACATCATTAAGTATGTTGGAGAAGTTATACGTATATAATTATTTGATTTGTCATCTTGTAAAATTTTACAATAATCATGGTTTCTTCAAAAACATGGAACttttttaagtttaaagtttGTAATTAGGTGTTTATGGTAGTTCATTTTTCGAATTCTATTAAAACGTTGTTTGTTTTACACTTTTCAGTTATCGATAATGCTTTACGTGAGATGAGGTTTAGGGACATGAAAGCACAAGGTATAACTAAGTTCTACATGCTTCAAGTCGGATCAAACTTTAACATTGATGCAAAACTCAAGGGGGATGAATCACGTTTGATAGATCACTGTTGTGATCCAAATTGTATAATGGAAAATTGGTTAGATTTGAACTTCATACTCACTTCTATGTCTGTCATTCTTAAATTAAATACATTGCATTATCAAGTTGACAACCGTAGCATGTTTTTGACACTTTTGCAGTGATGTAAATGGGGAGACTCGTCTTGGTATCTTTGCTCTTAGAGCAATCGAACCTGGAGAAGAGTTAACTCTTGATTACCGGGACAAGTAATCGTTAATTTGCACCCTCTTATCCATCCACTATAACaaacaaaaatataataaattataTTTTTGATTTTGGCATTGTAGATATGAGATGTACGACCGTGATAGGGTAAAGTGCCGTTGTGGTGCTCCAAATTGCCGTGGCTATCTTGGTACTAAAAAAGGCCTAGGTGGGTGATTATTTAGCAGGAGCAAAAGAGCAATTCATATTGACAATGCCTTCACATCCAACTAAGCTGTTTCTAAGGTTATTCTTGTTGTATAATAGTTTTTACACCATGAAAGCAGAATCGAAGAAAGTTgataagcacgctaaagcttgTGCAGAGAACTAGCATGTTTTTGTTCCTTTTGCCTTTGACACATTTGGCTCCCTAGCGTCAGAAGCTATCCAATTCCTAATCAGGGTCCAACGGGTCATCCACAGCAATTGTTCAGCCCCAGGGAGCAGGGTTTTGTTTTTAGCAGATTAgtgtttgcaattcagaaaggggtggcggcgcaacttgttgcttATCTACCTTCTTTTTAATGTAACTTTGCAAGTATGAACGAAAATGGTCTTATTAATCTAAGAAAAATGAATATATCTATGGACTTTGGTCTTTGCTAGTGATATCAATGTTGAATTATTTTGGTTTATTGATAACATACACCAACTttccctaaaccctaaaccctaaaccctttCCATATTGATTTGTTGGATTGTTGAGTTACAAGTTTCATTTTCAGAGACTAGATTACATAAATAAATTTTACTTCAAGAAAAATGTATCACTTAGGCATTTGTTGGGTTGTTGTTGTACAAGTTTCCATTTATATTCCAAAGGAACTTCATGTAGTATTAATAAAACCATGAAAAACACCAAACATTATCACAGAAAATCACAAGATCTTAGAACTAAAACAATTCCAGAAACAAGTTGTACTTTAGCATATGAATGTTTCAAGTCTTGTCCATTTAATAGAAAAGGTACTAATCCAAAACAAAAACCAAGCGCGGGTACGGATTGTCGACAGTTGACTCATAAGTGACGGGGGACGATTCCAAGTGTGGCGGTGGCGCAGTGGTCGCATATTGGTGATGGCTTGGTGTAGGCCGGACCGTGTAGGAGCAGACCGACATAAGATTAGAAAACGGTTTTTCTGTTAGCTCTCCGGG
The sequence above is drawn from the Helianthus annuus cultivar XRQ/B chromosome 12, HanXRQr2.0-SUNRISE, whole genome shotgun sequence genome and encodes:
- the LOC118484987 gene encoding histone-lysine N-methyltransferase ASHR3-like, whose translation is MPWSPQLKQDIYRIKKSVNMDISIGDCTCSDPNVCDEVCTCSCTNTCNCSENCTNMQYFQEQKKVKVIMTQHCGWGVEAVEFIKKDDYIIKYVGEVILIDNALREMRFRDMKAQGITKFYMLQVGSNFNIDAKLKGDESRLIDHCCDPNCIMENCDVNGETRLGIFALRAIEPGEELTLDYRDKYEMYDRDRVKCRCGAPNCRGYLGTKKGLESKKVDKHAKACAEN